A stretch of DNA from Methanolinea mesophila:
AGGAGGACCCGGTGCACGTTTATACTACTGCAGGAACGTACTCCGTGACCCTGACGGTCCAGAATGAGTTCGGGACCTCGACACTCCGGAAAACGGGTTATATTACGGTCACCCCCGATGCCAGTCTTCCCCACGCGTTCTATGGCGGAGTGACGGTCCTCGGGAGCCCTGCCCCAGCCGGAAGCCTCATATCAGCACTGGCAACGGGCGGGAGCGGCTCCCTCGTCACCACCATTCCGGGGGTTTACGGGAATGCCACGGCGTTCGGCAATAAACTTCTTGTGCAGGGAGGTGTCCCGGCAGGGTCTCCCATCACCTTCTCCGTGAACGGGGTCCAGGCCATGTGCAGGGTGAACGGCACTTCAGGGCCGTGGCTTTCGAGTTATCCCTTCGAACAGGGAGGCCTTACCGTTCTCGACCTGAATGTGACAAGTGCACCGGTAGCAGCGGATTTCACCGGGAGCCCCCGTTCGGGTACCGCGCCGCTCTCTGTCCAGTTCACCGACATGTCCAGCGGAGGGCCTGTGCAGTGGAGCTGGAACTTCGGTGACGGAACCGCCAACTCGACCGAACAGAACCCGGTGCACGTGTATCAGAGTGCGGGCACCTATACGGTGACCCTCACGGCCTGGAACGCGTTCTCCAACGATACGGAGCAGAAGGTCGGCTATATCGTGGTCTCCAGCTCGGGGCTGGTCGCGAACTTCCAGGGCACGCCCACGTCCGGCTTTGTCCCGCTCAATGTCCAGTTCACCGACCTCTCGTCGGGTCCGCACAGTTACTGGACCTGGCAGTTCGGAGACGGGGGAAGTTCAAACGTGGCCAACCCGACCCATACCTACCAGGCAACAGGGACCTATACGGTAAGCCTGACCATACGGGACCTCTCCGGGAACCAGGCAACCACGGTCAAACCCGGATATATCACGGTCTCGCCGCTGCCGCCGCCCCCCACGGCCAACTTCATGGCGAATGTCACCCAAGGGGAGGCCCCTCTCGCGGTCCAGTTTACCGACCTCTCGACCGGGAACCCCTTCGAATGGACCTGGTCGTTCGGGGACGGGAGCGGGTCGTCCCTCCAGTCCCCGGTGCATGTATACCGGAACCCGGGCATCTACACAGTCTCTCTGACGGTGAGGAACCTAGGCGGAACGGACACGGAGTTAAAACAGGCCTATATCAACGTGACGGAGGCCCCGCCCGCGGCGGACTTCGAGGCCCAGCCAAAATCCGGTTATGCGCCGCTTGCGGTCCAGTTCACCGATCTGTCCACGGGCGGGCCCGATGCCTGGGACTGGTCCTTCGGGGACGGGAGCAGCTCGACGATGCAGGACCCGTTGCATACCTATGCTGCAGCCGGAAACTACACAGTAAACCTCACTGTTTCGAACGGGTTCGGTTCGAGCTCTGTCTCGAAAACGAACCTGATCCAGGTCCAGGAATACTTCGGGCCCATCGCGAACTTCACCGCGGACCCCCTGAAAGGGTATGAACCCCTCGCGGTGAACTTCACCGACACTTCGCTCGGGAACGTGACCTCCTGGCTGTGGACCTTCGGGGACGGGAAGATCTCGACCGAACAGAACCCGATGCACCTGTACAACAACGGAGTGTACACCGTGACGCTCACCGTGAGTAACGACCTCGGCAACTCCACGCTCACCAGGCCCGCGTATATCACCGTGCTCCGCAGCGGCGGTGGCGGCGGTGGCGGCGGCGGCGGAGGTGGCGGGTACTTCTATGTCGGAACGACCGCCACGACGCCCACCGTGACCCCCACGCCGACCCCGACCATCCCTCCGGGCACGATCCCGCTTGACGGAAACAACGTCACCGTGCAGATGGTAGTAATCGTCTCGCCCGACGGAATCGTCTCGGTCAATATCCCCGCAGGAGTCCGGCCGACCGATGCGAACGGGAACCCCCTCAGGGACATTATCCTGACCCCTGTTTCCGGAAGCGAGCTCCCCTCGATGCCCCCGGCCCCATACTCCTTTACCGGGTATGCAGACCTGGTCGAGCCTGAGGGTGCCTCGTTCGACCCCTTCGTGACCGTCAGTTTCACATTCGGTCCCGATGCCTGGGCCGCCCTCGCAGGCCAGAACCTGGTTATCATGAGATACGATACCGCATCGGGCACCTGGTATGCGATCCCTACCACGATCGATACCTCTGCGATGTCTGTCACCGGGACGGCCACCAGGGGCGGGCTCTACGCGCTGTTCGGGGAGGCAGGGCCGGCCACCACCGTCCCGACCATAACCACCGGCACGCCTGAAACAACCCCGGTTTCCATGCCGTTCCCCGCGATGCTTGTCATCCCGGCCATGGTGATCATTGTGATCCTTGTCGCGGTCGCGGTGTACCTGATCGAGCGGCGGACACGAGCGCCGAAGAAACCGGAGAACGAAGAGATCTTTGAAGAAAAGGAATAATTTTTATTATTTTCAAGAATTCTTCGTTTTTAAGCCGGATTTTATGAAACTATAAAACCGTTCTGCTTCACCCGCGAGGATCCCACAGGCTTATTTTTTCCCTGAATTGTCGATTCTCTCCCCACCTGATTTCACTCCGGGACGAACAGGAGAGAAAAGTATATTATCATCTTGTCCCAATTCAGACTATATAAAAGAGCGGTTAGTCCCAGAAGGTGGCAGCCGGGGATCCCTCTTTCATGCATAATTCAATCAAGGTGGTGCTGAGATGAAGCTTCGAAAGTGCTTACTCTACTGTATCGTGGTCGTAATTGCTCTTATCTGGGCTATTGCGCCCGTTTCTGCGGTGACGAATGTCATTCCGCAGGGTGGTGACGTTTTTATCGGTGAACAAGGACTTGATGTAACCGCAGCAGTGGGTGGATATTCCCAGATCGCGTGGTTCATGCAGGGAACCAACCCGAACACCGATGTACCCAATGCAATTTACTCGGTGGGCAATCCTTCCTCGTTCTATGTCGCACCGTCAAATTTTGCGGGAAAAACCGGTACATGGTACAGGTGGGACGGTTCAAACCAGGGCCAGGCATTCAACGTGGTTGACCCGTCCCTGACCCTCCGCGTGTGGGACCAGGATACCCAGACCGAAGTTTCCGGAGCAAAAGTCCCTGTCGGGAGCACGGAAAACTTCAGGATCGAGACCAATATGTATTCGATTGCGAGCAGGCCGGGGTTCAACCCGGTGACCGACGGGATGTTCACCATCAAGGTGCAGACCCCCGACGGCGGGATCCTGACCAGCCTGATCGACATAACCCTCCTCTATGTCAACTACCAGATACCGTTGACCAACCAAAACGTCAATTCCAACCCCTATTACTGGGTATCCACCACACCGATCGCTCCCGACTGGTATGTCGGGTGGTACACGGCGGCCATGACCACCTATACAGGGATCTCGGGGACCAGGATATATCCTGACGGGACGTATACCGCCTGGATCGAGTGTAATGTAAACCATATCAAGGAAAACTACAACATCGAGGGTAAAACCGTCTCGATCAAGAAGACGGTGACCATCGAGTCAAGGCCGGTGAGCGTTACGGTCAACAAGGGTTCGGTGAAGAGGGGAGAGACCTTCTCCGCGACCGTCTCGGGCGACCCGTTCACCCAGTACGTGATCTGGGTCAAATCCGGAACCTGCAGCGGGACCATGTCAGGGTATCCCTGCGACCAGCCGCCCATGATCTCCTACAACCTCCAGGAGGGTGTGATGGTAGGGACGAACGGGGACAAGTACTTCGATTGTTCGGGATGTATCAAGCAGGTCGAAGAAAATGTGCCCTTCTATCCTGACGACGGCATATGGTATTATGCGACCGTCACCACCGATGTGAACGGGACCCGTACCATCGACTGGCAGACCAGCACCGATACCAAGCCGGGGACGTATTCCATTGCGGTGGTGCCGCTGTCGAGCGGAGATACCGTGATCCCGAAGTTCACCACCATCACCGTGACCAAAGGGACCGTGACCTTTGCGGCCTACGTCTTCGGACAGCAGACCAACCAGGCATACCTGGGCGAGACCATCCGGCTCTCCGGGACCAATACCGACAGCACTACCACGTACCTGTTCATCTCCGGCCCGTGCCAGTCCTGCGCAGGATCCGACCTTGTCTATAACGACCCTGTGGTGACCGGCGAACCCTATACGTTCACCCAGGTGCCGGTACAACCCGACGGAACGTGGGAATACCTCTGGGTCACCAGGGAGAACATGATAGACCTGGGCCAGTACTACATCTACGCATCCAGCAAGCCTGACGACCGCCAGGCCCTGGAGAACATCCAGTGCATCAACTGCAGTCCGGTCACTCCGTCGTGCGCCGCATGGACCAAGATACCCTTCGAGTTCCTCCAGCCGAAGATCACCGCGGATATCAACCCCAAGGTCCTGAAGATCGTCTGCTGCAACCCGGTGTCCATCATCGTATCGGGCAATGCAACCGGGATATGGGACTATTACTACGACGAGGAATACGAGGAGTGGGTCAAGGACCCCATCCCGATCGCATTCTGGGTATTCGGTGAGAACAAGGTCGCGGGCTCCAAGTACATCTACGACCAGATCGACGTGAACTGCCCAGACGATACGTTCTCCTTCAACCTCGCCAGCTACTTCAACACCCTGGCGCTGCAGCCCGGGACCTACAAGGTGGTCCTCCAGCACCCGATGTACAACCACCTCCTCGACGTCATCCCCGAGGACTGGGTGTACTACCCCACCTGGGACACCGTGTGGTCAGGAGACCCGAACAAGGAGTACGTGATCACCTCGGACCCCGTGCGGTGGAGCAAGCTCTTCCTGATCGACGGCACCGGCAGGCTCGTGGGAATGCAGGCCTTCCAGGCACTGATCAACGGAATCGACGCCCAGAATATCGATGATACCTACCAGGTGCTCGAGTTCAAGGTCGAGAGCAACACCGCGGTCATCGCGGACTTCTCGGGCACCCCGACCACGGGAGCCAAACCGCTCACCGTGCAGTTCACCGATATCTCCACCGGTACCCCCAACACCTGGCTCTGGAACTTCGGCGACGGAACGACCTCGGTCCAGCAGAACCCCCTCCACACCTACCAGCTGGAAGGGTCCTACGACGTCACCCTCAGTGTGAGCAACGCAATGGGGTCGTCTACCACGACCAAGACCGATTACGTCACGGTCACCTCCGTAGGCCCGACCCCCACCCCGACCGGGACCGTCACCCCGACCCCCGGTACCAACACCATCGACCTCTGGCCCGGGTGGAACTTCGTCTCCACGCCAAAGACCCTTGCTGACGGCTACAACACCGCCTCCGAGGTCTTTGGCGGGGTGAACACCGGCGGACACTCTATTTACCTCTACGACGCAAGTACTGGTATATGGACGCAGATGATGGCCGATTCACCCGTCAAACCCCTGGACGGTATCTGGATCTACTCTACGACCACTTACCAGGTGACTCTCCACTACAAGGACGACCCCCTGGCAACACCCCCGACCAAACAGATGTATACCGGGTGGAACGCAATAGGGTTCTCGGACACGACACAGGCCTCTGCGAAGGATACCCTGACCTCTGTGGTGGACCAGTGGTCCCAGACGATGGGATTCAATGCCGCCCTGCAGTCCTACGAGACCTCGATCATCAACGGCGGATCCGGCAGCCACTCGGACACCAACCCCATGTATCCCTCGAAGGGATACTGGCTCTACATGAGGGGCCCTGGGACTCTTGCAGCGATCAGCGCATGATCTTCCGGGTGTCGAGGTGAAGATGAACCACAAGCTCCTCATTTTTTCACTGATGCTCTGTCTGCTGGTAGGAGCTGCAGCAGCAGTACCGCCCATCCCCTGCGAGTTCTATGGCACCGTGACCCAGGGTGGCCAGCAGGCCCCGGTCGGGAGCACCATCGTCGCATATTACCATGGTACTCCGCACGGCCAGCTGGTCACGACACAGCAGGGGTTCTACGGTGGGGCAGATGCATATGCCAACCGGCTGAAGGTCACGCTTTCCGAACAGGAGATCAACGATTGCTGTTCGTCCTGCGGATGCGTCCTCCTGATCGAATTCTACATCAACGGGTACAAGGCCGACCAGACTGCCATATTCCAGTCGGGCAGCACGATGTACCTGCCCCTTACCGCATCGGGGGCCCCGACTCCCACGGTAACGCCAACCCCCACCGTGACCGTTACCACCACGACAACGACGGTTACCCCGACAACTACCGTTACCACCGCAACGCCTACACCCACGACGGCCACTCCCACGCCCACCACTACTACGACTACCCCGACGCCGACCACGTCTACCCCGACACCAACGACTGCAACGCCGACACCTACCACGACTACCCAGACACCGACACCCGTCCCGTCGACGATCCCGGTCCGGCCCCACGAATTCTATGGCACGGCCGTTCTCGCGGGCGGTGAGCAGGTGCCGGCAGGGACCGAGATAGAGGCGTTCGTCGCGGGTGGCCTGACCAACGTGCAGGGGAACCCTGTCGTTGTGAGCGTACCGGGACAGTACGGCGGCAGCAGTTCCTTCTCGCAGAGACTTGACGTGATGGGGAGCATCCAGGAGAACGCCCCGATCTCGTTCTTCATCGGAGGCGTCCGGGCCGAGGTTTACGACGTGAATGCGAGCAGCGGGTGGGTTTCAACCTACCCGTTCCACAGCGGCAGCCTCACGGAACTGAACCTGCGTACCAACATGTCCCTCCCCCAGGCCGACTTCTCCGCCACGCCGCTTGCGGGATACGAACCCCTGAAGGTCTACTTCTATGACATGTCGACCGGGATTCCGACCCACTGGGAGTGGAACTTTGGTGACAATTCCGCGAACTCCACCCTCCAGAACCCGATGCATTCCTACTTCAACGGGGCCTACACGGTGACCCTCACAGTGAGCAATGCCGCAGGGACCTCCACCACTACGAAGACAGGGTATATCGTGGTCTCCAAGTCGAGCAGCCCTGCCGCAGGCGGCGGTGGCGGTGGCGGCGGCGGAGGGTTCTACGCACCCGCATCCACGGAGACCGCAACGCCGACACCCACGGTCAGCGCCACGGCGACGACCACCCCGGTCGGCCCCGCGGGAGGGACGCTGCCCCTGAACGTGGACTACCGGCTCTCCCAGTCGGTGGTGATCGTTGCGGAGGACAATGCCGCCCAGCTCTATCTCCCCGAAGGGATGAAACCGGTCAACGCAACGGGAAGCCCGATCTTCTCCATAACCATCGTGAGGGTGCCGGGATCGGATGTCCCGCCGGTGGCCCCCGGGGCTCCCTATACCTTTGCGGGATATGCGTACGACATCGAGCCGAGCGGTGCGAGTTTCGATCCCTACATCACCCTCTCGATCACCCTTCCGGAACAGGAATGGGCCGCATTACAGGGCGGGGACCTCTCGATAAAGTGGTATAATACCGCGACCGGCCAGTGGGAAGACCTTCCCACCACGGTGAATGCCAACAGCCGCACGGTGAGCGCGACCATCACCCACTCCACCACCTTCGCGCTCTTCGTCCAGGGCGGGCAGACCCCGGTCCCCACCACTGTCGCAACCACCGTGATCCCCACCACTGCTGCGGTAACCGGTGACTTCACCGACCTGCTGATCAAGGTGATCATCGTCGTGATCATCATCGTCGCGGTGGCGTTCATGGCGATCTACCTCCTCCGGAGGAAAGGTAAAGAGGGCGAAGAACCGGAACCAAAGAAGGAAAAGAAGAAATTTGAGTGGAGAAAGAAGAAAGAAGAGGAAGAGCCGGACGAGGACTGGGAGATCAAGGGACTCCAGTAATCTTCTCGTCCGAAAATGGCTTTGCCATTTTCGTCTTTTTTTGAACTGCTGTGAATCACTCCACTCTATGATTTAATTGTCCGATCAATCTCATGCGTATCCTTTTTCGCGGACCATGTAGCAGGAAATATCTCTGGTAAAATTTTAATCCTGGCTGACATCGCTCGATAAAAAATCCAAAGATACGATATTCAGGTATTTCCTTTCGGGGCGCCGCAGCGGCGGGGCGCAGCCCGGAGCGTCATGAAACGCACATTCTATTCAAAAATCGAGGTTTAGAGAAAATAACGGGGAGTTGTCTTACTCCTCATCGGTGTAGTAATAGTATTCGCCGCTCGCCTTCTGTTCCCGGTCGAGGTACGACTCCGGCTTGTTGATACGGGGCCTGCCGGTCTTGTCCCTCCGGAAGGTTACCCCGAGCTCGGAGAGGAACCGGTTCATCCCTTCCCGCATATCGAACGGTCCGGTGGCCTCGCCGCTGATCCCGGGGGACCCCTCGAAGACCAGGATGCGCTCGCTGATCATGTCGATCAGGTAGATGTCGTGGTCTATCACCAGTACGGCGGCATCCTTGCCCTCGACGTGCCGTTTCAGGACCCTGGTCACCTTGACCCGCTGCTCTACGTCCAGGTGGGCGCTCGGCTCGTCGAGGATGTAGAGGTCCGCTTTCCGGGAGAGGCACGCGGCGATGGCTACCCGCTGGAGCTCGCCGCCGGAGAGGGTGTCGACCGACATCTGTAAAAGGGGCCCTATCGAGAGCGGTTCGATGATCTCGTGCTGGTAGCCCGAGGAATCGAACGACTTCGTGATGCTCCGGAGTATGAACTCGACGGTGTCCGAGCCCTGGGGCTTGATGTACTGGGGCTTGTAAGAGATGGTGACCTGCGACTCGAGCGGCCCTCCCTCGGGCTCCTCCTCCCCGGCGAGCAGCCGGGCGAAGGTGCTCTTCCCGATCCCGTTCGCGCCCACCACGCCGAGTACCTCTCCGGCCCGGATCTCGCCGCCCGACACCTCGAGCCTGAACCGGTCGTACGACTTCGCCATGCGGGGGAACTCGTAGAGCACCTGACGCTCGGAGCCCTTCTCGTGGGCCCGCTTCTCGAAGACCACCGGGTAGGGCCGGAACCTCACGTTCTCCTCGGGAAGGTACCCCTCGAGGTACTGGTTGATCCCCACCCTGACCCCCTTCGGCTGGGTGATCACCCCGAAGACCGCCGGTTTACCGTATGCCACGTGCACCGTGTCGGCGAGCATGTCGAGGATCGCGAGGTCGTGCTCGACGATCACGATGGGGCGGTGCAGGGCGAGGTCCCGGATCAGTTCCGCTGCCGCCATTCTCTGGTAGATATCGAGGAACGGGGTGATCTCGTCGAGGAAATAGAAGTCCGCCTCGCGGGAAAGACATGCGGCGATGGCAACCCGCTGGAGCTCGCCGCCGGAGAGGGTGGTGATATCATGGTCGAGGATCGGGTCCAGGCGGAGCGCCTCGATGTACCCCTGCAGCGCACCCCGTTCGTCGGTCCCCTTAAGGAGCTCCCGGGACGAGCCGGAGAAGACCTTGGGGATAAAGTCGATATACTGAGGCTTGACGGCCACTTTGAGTTTCTTCTGGGAGACGGTCTGGAGGTAATCGAAGAGTTCCGTCCCGGTATAACGGCGGAGGATCTCCTCCCAGGCTGCCTCCCGTTCGAACTCTCCTAGGTTCGGCTTGAGCTGCCCGGACAGGATCTTCATCGCCGTGCTCTTCCCAATCCCGTTCTCCCCGAGGATCCCGGTGACCTTCCCTTCCACCGGGATGGGAAGACCGTAGAGTGCGAATCCGTTTACCCCGTAGCGGTGTGTGGGGTGCTCGAGCTCTTCGGGAAGGCTCACGATGTCGATCGCCTCGAAGGGGCACTTTTTCACGCATATCCCGCACCCCACGCACAACTCCTCGGAGATCACCGCCTTGCCCTCCTCGGAAAGGACGACCGTCTCGTCTCCGGTACGGACCCGGGGACAGTACGAGATGCACTCGGTCCCGCATTTCCGGGAGTGGCATCGGTCACGATGAACTACTGCAATACGCATATGCGATCAGATTGAGCCGGATAGCAGGAATGTCCAGATAATGAACCAGAAGGCGAACGTCATGAACCCCTGATAGAGCCAGTCCTTCTTCCCGAGCCCGGAGGTGTTCATCCGGAGCGCCATGAAGATGTGTCGCTGGACGACTATCCCGGCGAACATTATCAGCAGGCCGAGGAATGTGTAGCTGTTGAACCCGGCGATATTCTCCGGTCCTACCACGAGGTAGGAGATTATGCCGGTCACTATCCCCATCACGCAGGCGATGACGGTCCTCTGGATCCGCTCGTGCTGTTCCTTCTGCTTCTCCTGCGGAGTAAGCTTCTTTTGTCCGCTCTCTTTCTGCGGACTCTCATTTTCTTCCGGCATTTCGGCGCTCATCGTGACACCAGTAGTCCTATTTTTAGGTGCTCGGGCCATATCTAATTTGGTATTATATGGCAACCATCCAGGGCATGAGCGGGATAGATATCCGCGCGGTGGTAGCGGAGCTCTCGGACCTTCTCCCGCTGTGGGTGGACAAGGCCTACCAGTTCGAGCCGAATTTTCTCGCGATCCGGTTGAACGGGCTAGAACACGCACGGTATCACCTGTTGATCGAACCCGCAAAAAGGGTGCACCTCGTCCGGTCGCTGCCCCCGCCGCCGAAGATGCCCCCCCATTTCGCGATGCTCCTCCGGAAATATCTCTCCGGGGGGAAACTCCTCTCCGTCCGGCAGCACGGCCTCCAGAGGATCGTAATCTTCGAGATAGGAAAAAAGGACCTCTCCTTTTTCCTTATCCTCGAACTCTTCGACCCCGGCAACGTGGTCCTCTGCGACGGGGACTTTACCATCATCAATTCGTTCTCCCACCACCGGTTCAGGGAGCGGGCGGTGGTCCCGGGGGTCCGTTACGAGCTCCCGGGCCAGGACCCTTTCACTTCGGGAGAGGAAAAGTTCTCGGAATTCCTGCGAAACGACGACCGGGACATTGTCCGGGCCCTCGCGGTGGGGGCGATGCTCGGGGGAAAATATGCGGAGTATGTCTGCGAAACGGCAGGGGTCGACAAGACTGCTCCGGCCGGGAGCGTCGATGCCGGGCCGATATATTCGGCGGTGAGCCGTCTCCTTGCCCGTGCCGAGACGGAGATATCGCCGGTGATCACCCGCGATTCGTGTCTCCCCTTCCCCCTGACCGGCATGGGCGGGCCGGGCGGACCTCGTGCGTTCAACGAGGCGCTCGAGTCGTTCTTCCCCCTGATACAAAAGCCGGAGAAGGAGACTAAGAAAGCCGAAAAGGTCTCGCGTGAAGAGCGGATCCGTCGCCAGCAGGTAGCGGCGGTAAAGAAGTTCGAGGAGAAGATCGCCAGGACCGAGCGGATCGTAGCACTGATTTACGAGAACTACCCCCTGGTGCAGGAGGTCCTCGAAAGCCTCGACCAGGCGAGTAAGAGCCGTTCCTGGCAGGAGATCGAAGCGATATTAAAGAGCCAGACCGGGGGGCCTGCGACCAGGATCACTGCCGTTCACCCCGAGGACGCCTCGGTCGACCTTGACCTCGGTGAGCAGGTGAACCTCCGGGTCCACGAGAGCCTCGAGGCGAACGTGGGCGCCTACTACGACACTATCAAGAAATTCCGGAAGAAGATCGAGGGCGCCCGGGGGGCCATGGCAAAGGTCCCCGAGAGGCGGGAAAAGAAATCTTCATCCTCGCCGGTGCGGAAAAAACGCTGGTTCCACAGGTTCCGGTGGTTCTATACCAGCGACGGTGTGCTGGTGCTCGGGGGAAAAGACGCCGGGCAGAACGAGGAACTGGTAAAGAAGTACATGGAGGGTGGGGACCGGTTTGTCCACGCCGACGTGCACGGGGCGAGTGTAGTGATCGTGAAGGGCAGGACGGTACGGATGGACGAGGTGGCCCAGTTCGCGGCGTCGTACTCCGGGGCCTGGAGGAGCGGGCATTTCAGCGCTGATGTCTACTCGGTCGCCCCGGACCAGGTGAGCAAAACTCCCGAATCCGGGGAGTATGTGGCAAGGGGGTCCTTTATCGTCCGGGGGGAACGGGTGTACTACCATAACGTCCCCCTCGAAGTGGCCATAGGGCTAGAGACCAGCCCCGAACTCGGGGTCATCGGCGGGCCGCCCTCTGCGGTGAAGGAGCGGGCCTCGAACGTGGCCGGCCTCCGCCCGGGGCAGTACGAGCCGAACGATATCGCGAAGAAAGTACTCAGGATAATCCGGGAAAGACTATCACCCCAGGAGCAGAAAGGGTTGAAAGGGGTGCTTAACACGGAGACTGTCGCGGCGTTCGTCCCCCCCGGTGGGTCGGACCTGGTGGAGCCATGAAAGCGGAACGGGGTGAACTGCAAAGATCATGCGGGGAGATCCGGATCTTCCCGGAGAGTATCGAC
This window harbors:
- a CDS encoding EMC6-like membrane protein; this encodes MPEENESPQKESGQKKLTPQEKQKEQHERIQRTVIACVMGIVTGIISYLVVGPENIAGFNSYTFLGLLIMFAGIVVQRHIFMALRMNTSGLGKKDWLYQGFMTFAFWFIIWTFLLSGSI
- the rqcH gene encoding ribosome rescue protein RqcH, producing the protein MATIQGMSGIDIRAVVAELSDLLPLWVDKAYQFEPNFLAIRLNGLEHARYHLLIEPAKRVHLVRSLPPPPKMPPHFAMLLRKYLSGGKLLSVRQHGLQRIVIFEIGKKDLSFFLILELFDPGNVVLCDGDFTIINSFSHHRFRERAVVPGVRYELPGQDPFTSGEEKFSEFLRNDDRDIVRALAVGAMLGGKYAEYVCETAGVDKTAPAGSVDAGPIYSAVSRLLARAETEISPVITRDSCLPFPLTGMGGPGGPRAFNEALESFFPLIQKPEKETKKAEKVSREERIRRQQVAAVKKFEEKIARTERIVALIYENYPLVQEVLESLDQASKSRSWQEIEAILKSQTGGPATRITAVHPEDASVDLDLGEQVNLRVHESLEANVGAYYDTIKKFRKKIEGARGAMAKVPERREKKSSSSPVRKKRWFHRFRWFYTSDGVLVLGGKDAGQNEELVKKYMEGGDRFVHADVHGASVVIVKGRTVRMDEVAQFAASYSGAWRSGHFSADVYSVAPDQVSKTPESGEYVARGSFIVRGERVYYHNVPLEVAIGLETSPELGVIGGPPSAVKERASNVAGLRPGQYEPNDIAKKVLRIIRERLSPQEQKGLKGVLNTETVAAFVPPGGSDLVEP